In one Lolium rigidum isolate FL_2022 chromosome 3, APGP_CSIRO_Lrig_0.1, whole genome shotgun sequence genomic region, the following are encoded:
- the LOC124695431 gene encoding uncharacterized protein LOC124695431, which yields MRSLADWLLQQRLIRGYSMMQGFLEEPHRRVGAQPHRVTRAAKFSRIYTYPCPFLHVWLYDASRTTRHFTSVTVSSCTDIASSRKRDPMKMKGTQHTRQLTDCSRPA from the exons ATGCGATCCCTGGCAGATTGGCTCCTGCAGCAAAGATTGATCCGCGGCTATTCCATGATGCAGGGTTTTCTCGAAGAGCCGCACCGGCGAGTTGGAGCACAGCCGCACAGGGTCACGCGAGCGGCAAAG TTTTCTAGGATTTATACGTATCCTTGCCCATTCCTGCATGTATGGCTGTATGATGCCTCGAGAACGACCAGGCACTTCACGTCTG TTACTGTCAGCAGTTGTACAGATATTGCATCCTCACGGAAGAGGGATCCCATGAAGATGAAGGGTACACAGCATACTCGACAGCTGACTGATTGCAGTAGGCCAGCTTAA